A region of the Exiguobacterium aurantiacum DSM 6208 genome:
TGAACGTTCAGCCAGGTCTTGTTGTTATCCGCCATATTTTATGCGGGGCCCCAGGTCCCCAGTAATGTTCGATCGTCAGTGCCGGTTCACCGAGCAATTGCTCCCAATACGCCTGAGACGTCGGAAATCCCGCATCCAAGTAAAACGTCGTCTGTCCCGTCGATGTCAGTTCCCTCATCACACTTTGGAGCAAGAACGTCCCCACACCTTGTCGTTGGGCGCTTGGAGCGACATAGACACAACCGACCTCAACCGCATCTGGCTCGACATCTAAGTGAGCGGTAATGATCTCGTTCGGCGGCAAAGTGGCTGCGGTGCCGACGATGACGCCAACTCGTTCGACGACATACACTTGGACGGACTCATCGTCAAAACTGTCTTGAATGGTCGTA
Encoded here:
- a CDS encoding GNAT family N-acetyltransferase, with the translated sequence MESLSDLIRREQFEDADLLEEEVARLNTTIQDSFDDESVQVYVVERVGVIVGTAATLPPNEIITAHLDVEPDAVEVGCVYVAPSAQRQGVGTFLLQSVMRELTSTGQTTFYLDAGFPTSQAYWEQLLGEPALTIEHYWGPGAPHKIWRITTRPG